A single window of Leptolyngbya ohadii IS1 DNA harbors:
- a CDS encoding cation:proton antiporter encodes MFLPIVLAALQEVALPSQGSFEEIVVGWIILLLVATGVALLSRWVRIPYVTGLVLAGLVIAPWIPDRVSLNSSLILNLFLPILLFEAAINTDISRLRSTIKPISLLAGPGVVLATGVTAIGIKYALNLPWIAALILGVILAITDTVSVIAVFKEISVPSRLTTIVEGESLFNDGVALVLFNLVLQANLYGSVTIADGIQALIVVIVGGTLIGLALGYLGAGLFARADDNLSSILLTVALALGTFQAGHALGVSGVVAVVVAGLMVGNVGQSRLVAASNRVTLYSFWDYAGFGVNTFIFLLIGVEVNLLSLWQTLPAVLLAILMYQIGRALSVYPLLALSSKLDRPIPLRWKHVLFLGNIKGSLSLALALSLPEMLPARSDVITIVFGAVLLSLVGQGLSLPWLVKRLHLSAVSPTQQHTEELRAQLIIAKAAQDELNSLLKSGVLPKAIYEEMRSTYQVQIVKAEKALRDLYNQWAIDVATGDGDSSRLNSINRRLLLVEKGALTEAVRRGILTDDAAKDHLRQIDEKLLKLGED; translated from the coding sequence AGCTTTGAAGAAATTGTAGTTGGCTGGATTATTCTGCTGCTGGTGGCAACGGGTGTGGCGCTGCTGTCGCGCTGGGTTCGCATTCCTTACGTCACGGGACTGGTGCTGGCGGGGTTGGTGATTGCCCCCTGGATTCCCGATCGCGTCAGTCTGAATTCCTCGCTGATTTTGAATTTATTTCTACCGATTCTGCTGTTCGAGGCGGCAATTAACACAGATATTAGTCGGCTTCGCAGTACGATCAAGCCCATTTCGCTGCTGGCGGGTCCGGGGGTCGTGCTTGCAACCGGGGTAACGGCGATCGGCATTAAGTATGCGCTGAATTTGCCCTGGATTGCCGCTCTGATCTTGGGGGTGATTCTGGCAATTACGGATACGGTATCGGTGATTGCGGTCTTTAAGGAAATTTCCGTTCCCTCGCGGTTAACCACAATCGTAGAGGGGGAAAGCTTATTTAACGATGGCGTTGCCCTGGTGCTGTTTAACCTGGTGTTGCAGGCAAACCTGTATGGCTCAGTGACGATCGCGGACGGGATACAGGCGTTGATTGTCGTCATCGTGGGCGGAACGCTGATTGGTCTGGCGTTGGGCTACCTGGGGGCGGGACTGTTTGCGCGGGCAGATGATAACCTCAGCAGCATTCTTCTTACGGTGGCGCTGGCGCTGGGGACGTTTCAGGCGGGTCATGCCCTCGGCGTATCCGGGGTCGTAGCGGTCGTGGTGGCAGGGCTGATGGTGGGCAATGTGGGGCAGTCGCGGCTGGTGGCGGCATCGAATCGGGTAACGCTCTATAGCTTCTGGGACTATGCCGGATTTGGTGTGAATACGTTTATCTTTTTGCTGATCGGCGTAGAGGTGAATCTGCTATCGCTCTGGCAAACTCTCCCGGCGGTGCTGCTGGCAATTCTGATGTATCAGATTGGTCGTGCCCTGTCGGTCTATCCGCTGCTGGCGCTTTCCAGTAAGCTCGATCGCCCCATTCCCCTGCGCTGGAAGCACGTTCTCTTTCTCGGCAATATTAAGGGATCGCTGTCCCTGGCACTGGCGCTCAGTTTGCCCGAAATGCTGCCTGCGCGAAGCGATGTGATTACGATCGTCTTTGGGGCGGTGTTGCTCTCGCTGGTGGGTCAGGGTTTGAGTCTGCCCTGGCTGGTTAAACGGCTGCATCTCTCGGCGGTTTCGCCCACGCAGCAGCATACGGAGGAACTGCGGGCACAGTTAATCATCGCGAAGGCGGCACAGGATGAACTCAATAGTTTGCTCAAATCCGGCGTGTTGCCCAAAGCCATCTATGAGGAAATGCGATCGACCTATCAGGTGCAGATCGTCAAAGCCGAGAAAGCCCTGCGGGATCTGTATAACCAGTGGGCGATCGATGTGGCAACGGGGGACGGAGATTCCTCGCGTTTGAATAGTATTAACCGTCGGCTATTGCTGGTGGAAAAGGGGGCACTCACGGAAGCGGTGCGGCGGGGCATTCTTACCGATGATGCAGCAAAAGATCATCTGCGCCAGATTGACGAGAAGCTGCTGAAGTTGGGGGAGGATTAA
- the speE gene encoding polyamine aminopropyltransferase has translation MEALGRHLVIELYRCAAEKLNDVTHIEQSMIDAAKESGATVLNSTFHHFQPFGVSGVVVIQESHLAIHTWPEYGFASLDLFTCGDSVDTWMAYHLLKEAFGAEYGSATEMWRGSYRLLQEQQKVPIGSLTPAPIPSAPHYNRNVWFTERSEDCAFSLRHSGDLLYRKKSPFQDIKIYQTYKFGNTLILDDMVMCTEKDEFVYHEMIAHVPMLTHPNPKRALVIGGGDGGTVRELLRHEGLEEVVLVEIDEDVIDASRQYLPTIASALDHPKLKVHIADGIEYVKKCADSQFDLIIVDSTDPVGPAEGLFNAAFYRQVYRCLTDDGILVAQSESPMFNSPVFRSVFECHRDIFGADQVHCYMAYIPTYPTGMWSFAYASKGNAHPLKSFDSDRARQFSESQKLRYYNEGVHTAAFALPNFVRELLA, from the coding sequence ATGGAAGCACTGGGTAGACATCTTGTGATTGAGCTTTACCGCTGTGCCGCCGAAAAACTCAACGATGTGACGCACATTGAACAGAGTATGATCGACGCAGCGAAAGAATCAGGCGCAACGGTTCTCAACTCTACCTTTCATCATTTTCAGCCGTTTGGCGTGTCCGGTGTCGTAGTCATTCAGGAAAGTCACCTGGCAATTCACACCTGGCCCGAATACGGGTTTGCCTCGCTCGATCTGTTCACCTGCGGCGATAGCGTCGATACCTGGATGGCTTATCACCTGCTGAAGGAAGCCTTTGGCGCAGAATACGGCTCTGCGACGGAAATGTGGCGCGGCTCCTATCGACTGCTGCAAGAACAGCAGAAAGTCCCCATCGGCTCGCTCACCCCTGCCCCGATTCCCTCGGCTCCGCACTACAATCGCAACGTTTGGTTTACAGAGCGCAGTGAAGACTGTGCTTTTTCTTTGCGTCATTCTGGCGATTTGCTGTATCGCAAAAAGTCCCCCTTCCAGGACATCAAGATTTACCAGACCTACAAGTTTGGCAACACGCTCATCCTTGACGACATGGTCATGTGTACTGAGAAGGATGAGTTTGTCTATCACGAGATGATCGCCCACGTGCCGATGCTGACCCATCCCAACCCCAAACGGGCACTAGTGATTGGCGGTGGCGATGGCGGTACGGTGCGCGAACTGCTGCGGCACGAGGGATTAGAAGAAGTCGTCCTGGTAGAAATTGACGAAGACGTGATCGATGCCTCCCGGCAGTATCTTCCGACGATCGCCTCTGCCCTCGACCATCCGAAGCTAAAAGTCCATATTGCCGACGGCATTGAGTACGTCAAGAAATGCGCTGATTCTCAGTTTGACCTGATTATCGTCGATTCTACCGATCCGGTTGGACCCGCCGAGGGCTTGTTTAACGCTGCCTTCTATCGTCAGGTGTATCGCTGCCTCACGGACGACGGCATTCTGGTGGCACAAAGCGAATCACCGATGTTTAACTCTCCCGTATTTCGATCGGTATTTGAGTGCCATCGAGATATCTTTGGTGCGGATCAGGTGCATTGCTATATGGCATACATTCCCACCTATCCCACCGGAATGTGGAGCTTTGCCTATGCCTCGAAGGGAAATGCTCACCCGCTGAAGTCGTTTGACAGCGATCGTGCCCGCCAGTTCTCAGAGAGCCAGAAGCTCCGGTACTACAATGAAGGAGTCCACACGGCTGCTTTTGCCCTGCCAAACTTCGTGCGGGAACTGCTGGCGTAA
- a CDS encoding agmatinase family protein produces MVNFASADSQTLPPDYDPNGVGSKTANIFGLPSTIDSAKVVIIPVPWEVTVSYGAGTARGPAAVVDASTQLDLYDPEGTRIWEVGVAAQDVSTEWLDRNDALRTKAAEYISALEQGESPDAWTETIAEINQASTELNSWLEAEATKLLMSGKKVGVLGGDHSSPLGLMQALAKIYDDFSILHIDAHADLRIAYEGFQYSHASIMDNALKLPEISRLVQVGIRDLAPMEADCIKNSDDRVLAYYDWTLKERLYTGQTWHLICEEIVAALSDSVYVSFDIDGLDPSLCPHTGTPVPGGLQFSEVAYLLKRLARSGKQIIGFDLCEVAPGTSDWNGNVGARVLYRLISAMIQSQQHY; encoded by the coding sequence ATGGTTAACTTTGCTTCTGCCGATTCCCAAACCTTGCCGCCTGATTACGATCCCAATGGGGTGGGCAGCAAAACGGCGAATATTTTTGGTTTACCTTCTACGATCGACTCTGCGAAAGTGGTGATTATTCCTGTGCCGTGGGAAGTCACCGTGTCTTATGGAGCCGGAACCGCCCGTGGACCTGCGGCAGTGGTGGATGCTTCGACGCAGCTAGACCTGTACGATCCGGAAGGGACGCGCATCTGGGAAGTGGGAGTCGCGGCGCAGGATGTTTCGACGGAATGGCTCGATCGCAACGATGCCCTTCGTACCAAAGCAGCAGAATACATTTCTGCTCTGGAGCAGGGCGAATCCCCCGATGCCTGGACGGAGACGATCGCAGAAATTAATCAGGCTTCGACTGAGCTAAATTCCTGGCTGGAAGCGGAAGCCACAAAACTGCTGATGTCCGGCAAGAAAGTCGGGGTGCTGGGCGGCGATCACAGTTCGCCCCTGGGTTTAATGCAGGCGTTGGCGAAGATTTACGACGATTTTAGTATTCTGCACATTGATGCCCATGCGGATCTGCGAATCGCCTACGAGGGTTTCCAGTATTCCCATGCGTCGATTATGGACAATGCCCTGAAGCTGCCGGAAATTAGCCGACTCGTTCAGGTGGGCATCCGGGATCTCGCGCCGATGGAAGCCGATTGCATCAAAAATTCGGACGATCGGGTGCTGGCATACTATGACTGGACGCTAAAAGAGCGGCTGTATACCGGGCAGACCTGGCATCTGATCTGCGAGGAAATCGTGGCGGCACTGTCGGACAGCGTGTACGTTAGTTTTGATATCGACGGACTCGATCCCTCCCTCTGTCCTCATACGGGTACTCCCGTTCCGGGCGGGTTACAGTTCTCGGAAGTTGCCTATTTATTAAAGCGGTTAGCGCGATCGGGCAAGCAAATTATCGGCTTTGACCTCTGTGAAGTGGCTCCCGGTACAAGTGATTGGAATGGCAATGTGGGGGCAAGGGTGCTGTATCGCCTCATTAGCGCCATGATTCAGTCGCAGCAGCACTATTAG